The following are encoded together in the Perca fluviatilis chromosome 23, GENO_Pfluv_1.0, whole genome shotgun sequence genome:
- the cct2 gene encoding T-complex protein 1 subunit beta: MASLSMAPVNIFRHGADEEKAETARLSSFIGAIAIGDLVKSTLGPKGMDKILLGGGKGGSVTVTNDGATILKAIGVDNPAAKVLVDMSKTQDDEVGDGTTSVTVLAAELLREAELLISKKIHPQTIISGWRKATQVARDALREAAVDHSNDSARFQEDLLNIARTTLSSKLLTHHKDHFSQLAVAAVMRLKGSGNLEAIHIIKKLGGSLTDSYLDEGFLLDKKIGVNQPKRLENVNILIANTGMDTDKIKIFGSRVRVDSTAKVAEIESAEKEKMKEKVDRILKHGINCFINRQLIYNYPEQLFARAGVMAIEHADFAGVERLALVTGGEISSTFDHPELVKLGHCKLIEEVMIGEDTLIHFSGVAMGEACTIILRGATQQILDEAERSLHDALCVLAQTVKEPRTVYGGGCSEMLMAKVVSDLANRTPGKEAVAMESFAKALMMLPTIIADNAGYDSADLVAQLRAAHMENNTTCGLNMSEGTVGNMAELGITESFQVKRQVLLSASEAAEMILRVDNIIKAAPRKRVPDHHPC, encoded by the exons GCGTCCTTATCGATGGCCCCGGTCAACATCTTCAGACATGGAGCTGACGAAGAGAAAGCTGAGACCGCACGACTG TCATCCTTTATCGGTGCCATTGCTATCGGAGATCTGGTGAAGAGCACTCTGGGCCCGAAGGGGATG GACAAGATCTTGTTAGGTGGAGGAAAGGGCGGTTCGGTGACGGTGACCAACGACGGAGCGACCATCCTGAAAGCCATCGGAGTCGACAACCCCGCTGCCAAAGTTCTGGTTG ACATGTCAAAGACTCAGGATGATGAAGTCGGAGACGGGACGACCTCCGTCACCGTGCTCGCTGCAGAGCTGCTGCGG GAGGCAGAGCTGCTGATCTCCAAGAAGATCCACCCACAGACCATCATCTCTGGCTGGAGGAAGGCCACTCAGGTCGCCAGAGACGCTCTGAGGGAGGCTGCCGTGGATCACAG CAACGACTCGGCTCGTTTCCAGGAGGACCTGCTGAACATCGCCCGGACGACGCTGTCCTCCAAACTGCTGACTCACCACAAAGATCACTTCTCCCAGCTGGCCGTCGCCGCCGTCATGAGGCTGAAGGGCTCTGGGAACCTGGAGGCCATCCACATCATCAAGAAGCTGGGAGGCAGCCTCACTGACTCCTACCTGGacgaag GTTTCCTGCTGGACAAGAAAATCGGAGTGAACCAACCGAAGAGGCTGGAGAACGTTAACATCCTGATCGCCAACACCGGCATGGACACTGACAAGatcaag atCTTTGGCTCCAGGGTTCGTGTCGATTCGACAGCGAAGGTCGCAGAGATTGAATCTGCGGAAAAAGAGAAGATGAAGGAGAAGGTCGACAGGATCCTGAAACACGGAATCAACTGCTTCAtcaacag ACAGCTGATCTATAACTATCCAGAGCAGCTGTTTGCTCGCGCTGGTGTCATGGCCATCGAGCACGCAGACTTTGCCGGCGTTGAGCGCCTCGCTCTGGTTACTG GAGGAGAGATCAGCTCCACCTTCGACCACCCCGAGCTGGTGAAGCTCGGCCACTGTAAGCTGATTGAGGAGGTGATGATCGGAGAGGACACACTCATCCACTTCTCTGGAGTCGCCATGG GCGAGGCGTGCACCATCATCCTGCGAGGAGCGACTCAGCAGATTCTGGACGAGGCGGAGCGCTCGCTGCACGATGCTCTGTGCGTGTTAGCTCAGACTGTGAAGGAGCCGCGCACCGTCTACGGAggag GCTGCTCCGAGATGCTCATGGCCAAGGTGGTGAGCGATCTGGCCAATAGGACGCCAGGAAAGGAGGCGGTCGCCATGGAGTCATTTGCCAAGGCTCTGATGATG CTGCCGACCATCATCGCCGACAACGCCGGCTACGACAGCGCCGACCTGGTGGCTCAGCTGAGAGCCGCGCACATGGAGAACAACACCACCTGTGGACTGA ATATGTCTGAAGGTACGGTGGGCAACATGGCCGAGCTGGGGATCACCGAGTCCTTCCAGGTGAAGCGCCAGGTGCTGCTGAGCGCCTCCGAAGCCGCCGAGATGATCCTGAGAGTCGACAACATCATCAAAGCTGCTCCCAG GAAGAGAGTTCCCGACCATCACCCCTgctag